tcgTACATGCGAGTCTTCACACAAAACGGTGCCTCCCACATATCCCGGGCCCTATGCACAGCTCGTGATCGGCTTATAGGGAGGGGCGGCCCTGCATAAACCCATTATGTGCTTAAACATATTGTAAACAGTCCTTTTCCCAgggttaaataataatacattgtacATCCCTAACAAGAATTGGGTGCAAATGTTTGAATTAATTTGGGATTTTCTCTCATTTACACATAGTCCACACAGTCTACATACAAACTATTTTAATAAGTGGTGCTAAAGGTCTTTTAACTTGACAAGGCCAAGCTCTATTAACTTTTCACTAAGGACTGTAGCCGGTAGTTTCTCATTGTCAGCATAAAAAGGATATGTTTGCCAGCACCCATTGGCTCAACCAATACTCTGTACAAAAGGAAAGTATGAGGAACTCAGTGAAGATCTGTATATTTACACAGTACAGTTATATAACTGTACAATAATCCACTCTACAAATAACTCTAAAACTTTAGTATTGCACCCAAATTCTGTGTCATTGTTGTTTATAGTGTATATCGTAATATTTGCTTTGCTTACTTTTTAGTTGCTAtgtttcatttaaataaagataGTCGTGGTCAGAGATAGGTATTAACATTTGAACagatacagtaccaattttcagtacctgggaatcaataccggtactcaacaatcgttggtacttttgtgtttgttcatgccgtaataaatgttaattgtttaaaacatttttttaaaatgatctttTAACATTTAAAAGTGAGCTGATGACGATAGCTgcgctgtccagttgttacatcGTGTTTTCTTAAACATCTGAGTCtcctttgcaagtattatatagtacactttgcatgcagttgcaattctaagacattagatggcagtagtgtacaggCTATAGAGCATGGCACCGAGGACAGTTTTGCACAGCTACGgagttataataaaacattgaaagtgtcaggatgttgccgCACTGCCAACAAAACTGAAGATCTGTTTCTCTTTTTTCAGTGGAATGAGTAAGATATCACAGCATTGATTTCAGTTTGTCCTCGGTGTGTAGCCGTAGTCAGGAAATAGCCTTTACTATCAATCTAAATGGGCCAGTCATGTCTTTTTGATGAGCCCCACGaattgtttatactgtaagtattgtatttattacacacttgctgtttgactgtaatgtgcatcttagttgtagtttttattaccaaatttgtaggtgttgaaatggtcatgtaaAGTTTATattgctaatcggtagcatgtctttgccatagccaatgtaaattagcatcgagctggcGCATTTTCAAAAGCAGAGCCTTTCTTTACTTCCCGgcgccttcttcttgctttgtcGGCATgggaaattgtaacattacctacaGACAGTCGGGCTGAGTGTGCCCTGAGTGTTTGAATACTTGTCTGCCCACCAAGTGCTTGAAaccctgcaaccggacgtgacgacaAATTAGGGTACCTGATAGTACTGAAATAATTCgatcggtacctataaaagtagtgAAGTCGGCacccatccctagtcatggtgaaataTGTGATTGGACACTAACAGTGGTTTTGGGTGTTGTGTCATTGGCTTTCTGCAGACATATTAGCACAAACCAGGATATATATTTCACCTGCATCATCCAGCAGTACATTTTCTGGCTTCAGGTCTCTGTAGATAATCCTGTGCTGGTGAAGGTGTTCCAGCCCACAGATTACCTGAGCTGTGTAAAAACACGCTCTCTTCTCATTGAAACCCGGGTTTTTTTCATCCACGTTGTACATATGAAACCTGTGGCgggatgaaagacatgacgaggcTTTGAAATCGACTAAATGAAGATTGGTTGAAAGACGTCTTTAGCCTCTTAAGGACTCTTACTGTCTGACTTAAAGAATGACGCACCAGACAGCCTAGTGTGTATATTAGCTTTAGGGTTTATCTACACTTTAGGTAATTAGCGAAGGCTGGGAGACAGGAGAAGTAACTACCAAAACCAATGTACAACCTACAGTACCTTCATCATTTAGAGTGTAAAGCTGTGGTCAGTGTTTGTTTATAGCACCTGAGATCCCCACCATTCATGATGGTCATAACTAGACAGAGGTCAGTCTTGGTCTGGAAAGCGTAGGCCAGCGTCACGATGAAGCGAGTGTGGACTTTTGCAAGGATGCGCTTCTCCACGATTGCACCCTAAACATGGTTAAGCACAGGGTTAGTAAGGGAAAATCAGGAATAGACATTCTCAGCTCTGCCCTCCCAAAGATGTGTCCACATTTCGCCATCCGTCAGCTTGGATAGGATCTTGTTAGGTGCTATAGAAAATATATGGATCTATTAGGGACTTTGTTGACATGATTTTGTTTTAGTAATTATTCTAGCGGACTTGTAAATACAGTACAGTAAACCTTTGTCAATGATGTATCAACCTAGAAACATGTTCATTATCCCGTGCTTTTAGAAGCGACAAGCTGGGGTGTGCTGAGCTTCTTTCCGGGGTCTTTAAGAGACTACCAAGCTTCTTTGCACTGAGTCGTCAACGTAAAAAACTAACCCTGTACCCTCCTTATTTCCTGTTTGGCGTTTATTATAATGAGCTTATGGCGTACGCCGGAGCTTTACCTCATAGCCCTTGCGTTTCTTCAGCCTCTTTTTATCCAGCTTTTTATTGGCGTACATTTTCCCTGTCGCTTTAGCCTGACAAGCAAACACTTCCCCGAAACCCCCCTTGCCGAGGACCCTGAAGTCCATGAACCACTCCTCGTCAACGGGCTGGCTCTCCAAACACTTGAATTGAACAAAACGCATGAAGTACATGCTCTGCTTGAAGCCGTCCAAGGCCTTCTTCTCCAGGTGTTGGAGGACCTGTTTCTCGCTTTCTTTAAACAAGTCGCCGTGCACATTCTTGCAGTCCTCCTTTACTCGCAAGACAGCCTTCTCTTCTAAGAAGCTGCAGAAAGTATTTGATGCCGACTCATAGTATTTATTGACTATCTTTTGGGCCTTCTGAGCTCTGTCCTTTTCTTGGCATATGACATAGTCTTCGATGTCTTTCCACAGCTCCCCAGCGGTCTTGTGGGTGGCGTCGCTCTCTAGAAACTGTTGAAACAGTCGCTTGCCGATGGGCTGTTTGACACACATGCTGTCAAAGGCGGCGCCTGCTGACGCTTTCATGTGCTCACAATCTCTGATGTGTGGGAGTTTCAGCTTGGCCCGCATCTTCTTGTCGCGTAGAGAGGCAGCTGCTGCACCGTCAACACTTCCTCGGGCCGACACGTAAGCCGAATTGGCCACCACTGTCTCCAAACCACCGATATCCATGATCCCAACTTTTGTCTGCAACAACAAATCAAGACCAAATGAAGACGCCTGTGCACAGTGGTATTTCTTCTACTATTGTCTGTTATGTGATATTTCTTAAAATCCCAGCTATCCCAGCTTGTCTTTTCAGTTTAAGAGTGGCTAAATGGCCTGCTCTATCCAATCTCTTTATTCTGGGAGCTTGAATTGTTTCATTCAGTTGGTTCTGGAACCGTGAACTTACAACCTCAAGATCAGCATGTATTCTAATAATGCTATTTCCTTAGTGTTTATAATCAATTTTGAAATGCCTTCACTCTTTCTTGATCTTGTTCCTGGTCTTTATGGCTCGTTCTTGCACTCACACAATTAAGGTAGTGAGACTCAACTAGTTTTTCAGGACCCACGGACTCATTGTGGATGCAACAGTCTGTCtatgtgaattacatttatatagcgcttttctctagtgactcaaagcgctttacatagttaaacccattatctaagttacatttttaaaccagtgtgggtggcactaggagcaaatgggtgaagtgtcttgcccgaggacacaacagctgtgactagggatggcagaagcggagatcgaacctagaaccctcagcTCTGTTGTTAGAGCGGTAAATGATGCATTATAATAATCAATAGActtgttttttatatattttttaagtataaTATCAGCTATCCTCCTTGGTATATACTGTAATCgatgtacatatataaaataaatatctttATTTGTGGTCTTATTCTGTGAAATTTGTATATTCAATTTTACTTAAATCCATGTTTACTTGATAGTATGTTCTGAAATGCACTTTGATCGTAGAatttggaggacagagttaaacaacttgcactgagcctagtctataaaatccgctacacctccctgataccgaagtacatgtcaaactacttccttaacgtaaatgaccgccataaccacaacaccagggggagctccactaaccacgttaaaccgagattccgaactaacaaaggtcttaactcattctctttctatgccacatcaatgtggaatgcgctcccaacaggtataaaagaaagggcatctctatcctccttcaaaaccgcaataaaagttcacctccaggcagctacaaccctaaactaacaccctccccggattgctaataatcaaatgtaaacaatcaaatgcagatactttttcttatgccttctgatctctctctctctctctctctctctctctctctctctctctctctctctctctctctctctctctctctctctctctctctctctctctctctctctctctctatgtccactacttgatgtccatatcctacccccccccctccacacccctgattgtaaataatgtaaataattcattgtgattatcttgtgtgatgactgtattatgatgatagtatatatgatagtatatatctgtatcatgaatcaatttaagtggaccctgacttaaacaagttgaaaaacttatacgggtgttaccatttagtggtcaattgtacggaatatgtacttcactgtgcaacctactaataaaagtctcaatcaatcaatcaatcaatttaaaaTAGGACTTGCTATTTAAAACAGTTTTGCTTGGTTTAACATCAACAAAAGTGGGTTGCAACGTCATAACCACGTGCAAATGTCTGTGACAAGTTGACACCAGTTGAGACCCTCTGCATCAAAGTTCACATATTTTCTAGTTATAGAACTGTATTTTAACCCTATCGTGTTGCCGTAAAagggaaacatccatccatccattttctaccgcttttccctctcGGGGTACAAACACATATCAACATAATGAGCACAGTATTTGCCATTCCAAACTACATGCAACTACCATAATACACATATtccttcatccattcattttctaccgcttgtccctctcggggctggagcatatcccagctgcactcgggcagaaggcggggtacacccttgatatgtcgccacctcatcacagggccaacacagacagacaaccattcacactcacattcacatacttATATTCATTAATACCTCTCTCTTACCTCAATGTTAATCAACAACTGcaatttacagttttttccatttgattacacacaattttactaactgtgtgtcttttttcaaaagatatacacacttttccaaacatcacattcaatgttattaattcctagattatttgcaaaatgacacacttctgtcaaaacatatgcccattcatcaaaataaagcaagcatttgtaaaatttcagttttattttcatctcactcacacagacttcaaatgatacgacactattggagtgagttacccagaacagtgataaatacaaaacacatttgtaaaaaaccctattttactataagaaatcacatgtttggggcattttgcacaacttttttagcatatgtgatgaatgattactgtaacttgacaaaatatattggcaaatccatagcaatcgtaattgtttactttgaaggaccgaaagagaaagtgaaaatatcctgtaatcttttcaagaactgctcaacaatgatgctgcaaactgcaaatatttatttttagcaaagtcaggtaaagtaacatatcacagtagtcaacaatgacatgcagtacaaattaaaatctgagacacATAAAAAGGTTAGAAACTTTttaggagataaataaaaatgacagcatagagcatacttgccaaccttgagacctccaataacgggaggtggggggtgggggcgggggcgcggttgggggcgtggttatttaccgctagaattcaccaactcgagtatttcatatatatatatatatatatatatatatatatatatatatatatatatatatatatatatatatatatatatatatatatatatatatatatatatatatatatatatatatatatatatatatatatatatatgtatgaaatacttgactttcagtgaattctagctatatatatatatatatatttattttatttacataaaagaaatacttgaattatctatccattagatggcagtattgtcctgtttaacttctctgttcatgactgagaaatcatttcggccaccgtgttcaatggagaagtctgttctacatatttacaggcaacatacaccttccacttcgaactgtcctggatgaactgaaattcttgtttccattcatttcggaacttgcaagcgtatttatattgtgggaaagcggacgtgagaataggctgtccccactcagtctcgggtccgcattgagctggagggggcgtggcctccagcgccccctccagctccggctgaataccgggagtttgtcgggagaaaatctctgccgggaggttgtcgggagaggcgctgaataacgggattctcccgctaaaaacgggagggttggcaagtatggcatagAGTATAGGCTACATGTGCAGACTTAGGCAACAGCAACTCTATGAAAGAACATACTCAAAAGCCTCAGTTACTGTTTCTAATCATCACCTGCCCGTCTAGCTGGATCAGGCCATAGTGTCTCATTCACATCacatgtgcaagatgggaaggtgtgtgtaaagcattgtgtgtaatatttcgcaaaaactgtgaagcagagtccatgcctaatattaggctaatctgcacagtggttttgcttactgtatgtagactttgttaactgtgtgaacatttaaaattgagtgtgtaagcaattggaaaaaactgcATTCTGATTGTGTCCATTTTTGCAAAACACATCTGTTCCTTTTTACAGCTAGCTCCCACTtgaaagctgtattttcaatgtatcacCTGTGTGTCTTCAAACCTGGTGGATGTGATTATCCAATATGTTCACTTGTGTGGTCGTTGGCAAGCCAGCCCTTTGGATTGACCAGGAAGTAACTTTACAATCCTTAACTTTGAGTAAGGTGTAAAgacgtgtgtatcacaatcctagtgtgtgtgtgtaaagagtgaaaatgtgtgtatcacaatcgttatctgtgtgcaagatgtgtgtatcacaatactTATATGTGTGCAGGATGGGAAGTTGTGTGCAAagtattgtgtgtaatattttgcaaaaactgtgaagcagagtctatgcctaatattaggctaatctgcacagtggttttgtttactgtgtgtagactttgttaactgtgtgaacatttaaaatttagtgtgtaagcaattggaaaaaactgtattAAATTATCCTAAAACCGTGTACAAACTTGTTGTGGCCAGAGTATTTCCTGTATGTTATctgccttccatccatccatccatccattttgtaccttttgttcctttttggggtcgtggggggtcgctggagcctatctcagctgcattcaggtggaaggcggggtacaccctagacaagtcgccacctcatcacagggccaacacagatagacagacaacaatcacactcacattcacacactagagccaatttagtgttgccaatcaacctatccccaggtgcatgtctttggaggtgggaggaagccggagtacccggagggaacccacgcagtcacggggagaacatgcaaactccgcacagaaagatcccaagcctgggattgaactaaggactactcaggaccttcatattgtgaggcagatgcactaacccctcttccgccTGCTGCCATCACAAAGAACATAAAAGAAAAGGAGATTCTTAAGACAAGGAACTGCTATGCTGCACCCTGCTGTTCAAACACTAAAAGTTGCACATATTGCATTTTCTCCCTGCTTAACTGAAAACTCTGTGTGATATTCTGCAGTAGGTGGGAAAATAGGCCAGGAAAAGTGGATTGCCAAATTAAGGCTTCCGGGGGTGTAAACGTCTTAACCTGGAACACATGCTGCGGCAAGTGATACTGCAGGAGCCTCCTTGATTCTGCATAATCCAATTAACACTGACTGTTGATACCTGTAATTTACAAATGTCTGACCTCATTGACAATTACCCTACATTTGGGTGTTAGCTTTTAAACCTAACTCATCCTGTTATCCATTCAGAATCATTTTGTAATTATGTGTTGAGTATTTATACTAATATTTTAGTAATATTATAAAATACAATAATGGTTTATTTAAACTGTTATATTAAATATAGAGAAATGTTAATACTACAATAAAATGATGCTTGTTTTTACTTAATTTGCTTTAGAAAATGCAATTAAATATTTCACCGTCCCGTTTGTCTCAACATTTAAAGTAACATCTGCATTAAATAAATATTCAATATGTTTTGGATTAAATATTGTATTTACCTTACTGGAGTCAAATGATGACTTGTTGGCAATAAATTAAATCCACCCAGGAGGCATCCGACTTTTCATTCTTCCCGTTGCTCCATGTTCCTCGAGCCACCACAACAAGTAGAAATAGTCTTGAACCGCTCTAATTTCTAGACCCTCTTTACCTCTTGCCCTCTTGCGACGTAGTGAAAGGAAGAATAATCAGGTAGAGCTTTACAGTGCAACTGAAATCCAGCCTGCTGCTTCATTTGCTGGTTAGGGTTTAACAAGGAGCCACTTGACAGAAGCTATTAGTGTGACTTGGACCAAGGACTGTTGGCTTATTAGAAAGTAATTGACTTGACGTGTGGGTATCATTTAATAACCATTTAAAGCAAACACATAATGCAGGGCCAATTTGTATGCCTTTTTTACACTGACCAAGAGTTGTTTTGAAATTATGATGTGTGAGTGAAATGGACAGTATTTTGATCATAAACTATTTGTATACATTACAAATGCAAATTTTAAACACCTCAattaggggaaaaaaacacattcaTGCATGTTTGGCTTTTTCTGTGTTACTTTCCCTACAGTATCCAACAAC
This Entelurus aequoreus isolate RoL-2023_Sb linkage group LG05, RoL_Eaeq_v1.1, whole genome shotgun sequence DNA region includes the following protein-coding sequences:
- the LOC133649704 gene encoding rhodopsin kinase GRK1-like, coding for MDIGGLETVVANSAYVSARGSVDGAAAASLRDKKMRAKLKLPHIRDCEHMKASAGAAFDSMCVKQPIGKRLFQQFLESDATHKTAGELWKDIEDYVICQEKDRAQKAQKIVNKYYESASNTFCSFLEEKAVLRVKEDCKNVHGDLFKESEKQVLQHLEKKALDGFKQSMYFMRFVQFKCLESQPVDEEWFMDFRVLGKGGFGEVFACQAKATGKMYANKKLDKKRLKKRKGYEGAIVEKRILAKVHTRFIVTLAYAFQTKTDLCLVMTIMNGGDLRFHMYNVDEKNPGFNEKRACFYTAQVICGLEHLHQHRIIYRDLKPENVLLDDAGHVRLSDLGLAVELPPGKDTTTGYAGTPGFMAPELLQKKEYDYTVDYFTLGVTLFEMIAAKGPFRVRGEKVENDEVARRILNDPAPYTPNFSKECKDICEGLMEKDPGKRLGFKNNECAELKKCPFFKDINWGRLEAGMLPPPFVPDPKAVYAKDIDDVGAFSTIKGVVMDNKDTEFFTDFASGNVPIPWQEEMIETGVFGELNIWAENGKLPNDLDPNYVEAKSGGCVLL